The sequence below is a genomic window from Nocardioides oleivorans.
CCCCGGCGGAGGGCGTCGGCGACCTCCTCGATGGAGCGGGCGTCGGCCAGCGGCAGGTGGCCCTCGGGCCGCTCGCCGTAGAGCTCGCCGAGGCCGTCGGTGAACCACAGGCTGTCGGCCATCGCCACGACGCCGCCCGGTCGCAGCAGGCGCACCCAGCGCGCGACGGCCGTCTCCGGGTCGCGCAGGGTCCACATGACGTAGCGGCCGACGACCGCGTCGAAGGACTGCTCCGCGAAGTCCGGGTCGACGGCGTCGCCGGCGAGGAACCGGGGCGGAGTCACGTCGGAGGTCACGTCGGAGGTCGCGTCGGAGGTCGCGTCGGAGGCGGCGTCCCCGGCGGCGATCTCGAGCATCCCCGGCGAGAGGTCGATGCCCGTCACGCGGTGGCCGAGCCCGGCGACGAGCCGCGCCACGTGGCCGCTGCCGGTGCCCACGTCTAGCACGTCGGCCGGGGCGGCCGGGAGGGCCGCGGACCAGATGCCGCGCCACACCTCCAGGTCGAGGTCGCGACGCTCGGGACGTTGCTGGTAGGCGTCGTAGGCCGGGGCGCGACGGGTCCAGTAGTCGTTGATCGAGTGCTGGAGCTGCTGCTCGGTCATGCGGGTGCGGTCTCCCTCAGGTGATCGTGCTCGAACGGCTGGAACGGGTGGAAGAGCAGGTGGAGCTGGTCGCCGGTGCGCACGCGCTCGATGCCGATGCCGTAGACCGGCTCGAGGAGCTCGGGCACCAGGACGTCCTCGACCGGGCCGGTGGCGGCGATCCCGCCGTCGCCGAGCAGGACCAGGTCGTCGCAGTAGCGCGCAGCGAGGTTGAGGTCGTGCAGGACCACCACGACCGTGCGGTGCAGGTCGTGGGCCAGGTCGGCGACCAGCCCCAGGACCTCGTGCTGGAAGCGGATGTCGAGGTGGTTGGTCGGCTCGTCGAGGAGCAGGTGGGTGGCCTGCTGGGTGAGCGCGCGGGCGATCAGCACCCGCTGGCGCTCACCGCCGGACAGGCCGGCGAAGGGCCTCGCCGCCAGGTGCGAGGCACCGACCCGGGCGAGCGCCTCCGCGGCGACCCGACGGTCCTCGGCACCGGTGCGCTGGAACGTCGACAGGTGCGGGCCGCGGCCGAGCAGCACCATCTCCGCGACGGTGAGCGTGCTCTCGCCGCCCGTCTCCTGGACCACGACCGCCACCCGTCGCGCGGCCTCGCGCGGCGGGAGCGCGGCGAGTGCCTCCCCGTCGACGGTCACCGACCCGGTCGGGCTGTCGAGGGCGCCGTACAGGAGCCGCAGGAGCGTCGTCTTGCCGCTGCCGTTGGGCCCGATCAGGCCGAGCACCCGGCCGTGCGGCGCGGTCAGCGAGACGGCGTCCAGGACCCGCGACGAGCCGTAGGACCAGGAGAGGTCGTCGGCGCCGATCACGAGGTGCCGAACCGCTCGACGATGCGCGCGAGGCCGTCGAACGCCAGCGGGCTCGGCGGCTCGGTGAAGTTGAAGAGCTGCGTCATCACGTCGCCGTTGCGCACCGCCGTGAGCTGGTCGGCGCCCGGCAGGTCGGTGATCGCCTGCTCGACCGGTCCGGGCTCGCCCTCGCTGTGCAGGAGGACCAGCACGTCGGGGTCGCGACCGAGCAGCTCCTCGAGGGTGACCTCGAAGACCCGCTCGTCGACGTCGGCGAAGACGTTCTCGAGGCCCGCCGCCTCCAGCTGCGGGTGCGCCATGCTGCCGG
It includes:
- a CDS encoding ABC transporter ATP-binding protein, translated to MIGADDLSWSYGSSRVLDAVSLTAPHGRVLGLIGPNGSGKTTLLRLLYGALDSPTGSVTVDGEALAALPPREAARRVAVVVQETGGESTLTVAEMVLLGRGPHLSTFQRTGAEDRRVAAEALARVGASHLAARPFAGLSGGERQRVLIARALTQQATHLLLDEPTNHLDIRFQHEVLGLVADLAHDLHRTVVVVLHDLNLAARYCDDLVLLGDGGIAATGPVEDVLVPELLEPVYGIGIERVRTGDQLHLLFHPFQPFEHDHLRETAPA
- a CDS encoding class I SAM-dependent methyltransferase; this encodes MTEQQLQHSINDYWTRRAPAYDAYQQRPERRDLDLEVWRGIWSAALPAAPADVLDVGTGSGHVARLVAGLGHRVTGIDLSPGMLEIAAGDAASDATSDATSDVTSDVTPPRFLAGDAVDPDFAEQSFDAVVGRYVMWTLRDPETAVARWVRLLRPGGVVAMADSLWFTDGLGELYGERPEGHLPLADARSIEEVADALRRGGLVDVAVTPLEQVRELDRAHGVAPGHEVVLQYLLTGCRPLTPAD